A genomic window from Sulfurimonas sp. hsl 1-7 includes:
- the tatC gene encoding twin-arginine translocase subunit TatC, with translation MFEEIRPHLVELRKRLGISVGSLIVLFFVMFYFHEPILDWMVTPLNDALIEVGKKSVHAADGMVTTSQVGGAFFVALKVSFFAAILGALPIILSQIWMFIAPGLYSHEKKMIIPFIVGGTFMFLVGVLFAYYIVTPFGFDFLITFGSFKFTPLINIEDYVGFFTKIMFGFGLAFELPVFAYFLALLGLVDDRQMTAFFKYAIVIIFIVAALLTPPDVLTQLLMAGPLIILYGFSILIVKVVNPAPPLEEEDDEEDEKEEESAR, from the coding sequence ATGTTTGAAGAGATTAGACCCCATTTAGTTGAGCTGAGAAAAAGATTAGGTATTTCTGTCGGAAGCCTGATTGTTTTGTTTTTTGTAATGTTTTACTTCCACGAACCGATCCTAGACTGGATGGTTACACCCTTAAATGATGCCTTGATCGAAGTTGGTAAAAAGTCGGTGCATGCAGCTGACGGTATGGTTACGACAAGTCAAGTGGGCGGTGCATTCTTCGTAGCGTTAAAAGTTTCGTTTTTTGCAGCAATTTTAGGAGCATTACCTATTATTCTTTCTCAAATCTGGATGTTTATAGCACCGGGCTTATATTCACATGAAAAAAAGATGATCATTCCCTTTATTGTAGGTGGAACGTTTATGTTTTTAGTCGGCGTTTTGTTTGCCTACTACATCGTTACCCCTTTTGGTTTTGACTTCTTGATCACATTTGGTTCTTTTAAATTTACGCCGCTTATCAACATTGAAGATTATGTAGGTTTTTTTACAAAGATCATGTTTGGTTTCGGTCTTGCATTTGAGCTTCCTGTATTTGCTTACTTTTTAGCACTTTTAGGTTTGGTTGACGATAGACAAATGACAGCATTTTTCAAATATGCCATTGTTATTATCTTTATCGTTGCCGCACTTCTTACACCGCCGGATGTTTTAACACAGCTGCTTATGGCCGGTCCGCTTATTATCCTTTACGGCTTCTCTATCTTGATAGTTAAAGTAGTAAACCCTGCGCCGCCTCTTGAAGAGGAAGATGACGAAGAAGATGAAAAAGAGGAAGAAAGTGCAAGATAA
- the nusA gene encoding transcription termination factor NusA — protein sequence MEKILDIAEAIANEKGLQPEKVLEALKTAFVQTAKRVINPNFAFEAQIDEVNKKIKIIQTITVVADDDAKLKDEETAPAYMAISDARSYDDQVELGDQLQEEHDLEDYGRTAASQLHREIEYHIQRMVEDEVFTKYKSKIGTIVNGRVTRVDSNNSTYIEVDEIRAVLPMKSRIKGEVFKVGDVLKAVVRRVNMDKETGIHIELSRTSPKFLEALLELEVPEIEDGSVVIEKSARIPGERAKIAIYSTHPQVDAVGATVGVKGVRINAVSEELIGENIDCIEYTNIPELFISRAMSPAIISHVEIVKNEEGENEKAIVTLPSDQKSKAIGKSGINIRLASMLCGMDIELIENDSMSPESSVEQEEEKDGVDALEALFN from the coding sequence GTGGAAAAAATATTAGATATCGCAGAAGCTATTGCAAATGAAAAAGGTTTACAGCCCGAAAAAGTTTTAGAAGCGTTAAAAACAGCTTTTGTACAAACTGCAAAGAGAGTAATCAATCCAAATTTTGCTTTTGAAGCACAAATAGACGAAGTAAATAAAAAAATTAAAATTATTCAAACAATTACAGTTGTAGCAGATGATGACGCAAAATTAAAAGATGAAGAAACTGCACCTGCATATATGGCGATCAGTGATGCAAGAAGTTACGATGACCAAGTGGAACTCGGTGACCAACTTCAAGAAGAACATGATCTAGAAGACTACGGTAGAACTGCCGCTTCACAACTTCACCGTGAGATTGAGTATCACATCCAAAGAATGGTAGAAGATGAAGTATTTACTAAATATAAATCAAAAATCGGAACTATCGTAAACGGACGTGTTACACGTGTTGATTCAAATAATTCAACATATATCGAAGTAGATGAGATCCGTGCAGTACTTCCTATGAAAAGCCGTATTAAAGGTGAAGTGTTTAAAGTAGGTGATGTACTTAAAGCTGTAGTTCGCCGTGTAAATATGGATAAAGAAACAGGTATCCATATTGAACTTTCACGTACATCTCCAAAATTCCTTGAAGCACTTTTAGAACTTGAAGTACCTGAGATCGAAGATGGAAGTGTTGTTATTGAAAAATCAGCTCGTATCCCTGGTGAGAGAGCAAAAATTGCTATCTACTCTACACACCCGCAAGTTGATGCAGTAGGTGCTACTGTTGGTGTTAAAGGTGTACGTATTAATGCTGTAAGTGAAGAGCTTATCGGTGAAAATATTGACTGTATCGAATATACAAACATTCCTGAACTTTTTATATCTCGTGCGATGAGTCCGGCAATTATCTCTCATGTTGAGATCGTAAAAAATGAAGAGGGTGAAAACGAAAAAGCTATCGTAACTCTTCCAAGTGACCAAAAATCTAAAGCGATTGGAAAAAGCGGTATAAATATCCGTCTTGCTTCTATGTTATGCGGTATGGATATCGAGTTGATTGAAAACGATTCTATGAGTCCGGAAAGCAGCGTTGAGCAAGAGGAAGAAAAAGACGGCGTAGATGCACTAGAGGCGTTATTTAACTAG
- a CDS encoding ABC transporter permease: protein MKILLKKLSYIFGMLLLISIISFLAIHAAPNSFFGAGELNPNMTPEAIEKLKAVYGLDKPLLTQYTDWVGNMVQLNFGISFVSGADVASEILKRLPITLTINITSLVFVFILSLYLGIKAALSYEKKSDLAIRQLSLLSFSMPSFYLALLLIIIFSVNFKLFPIAGLHSVDIEGEGLHYYLDMLWHLVLPISIMIFGGLGSMIIYIRSLTLEILKSDYYYFARSRGLSNKQLLRYYILPNLLPPIVTLLGLSLPALIGGSVILESIFGIDGMGQFFYISALSRDYPTIMGILMISAFLTLLGNVIADLILLRLNPYMHK from the coding sequence ATGAAAATATTACTGAAAAAACTTTCTTATATTTTTGGGATGTTACTACTAATCTCAATCATCTCATTTTTAGCGATCCACGCAGCACCTAACAGCTTTTTTGGAGCGGGTGAACTCAATCCCAATATGACACCCGAAGCAATAGAAAAGCTCAAAGCCGTTTATGGTTTAGATAAACCTCTACTGACTCAATATACCGACTGGGTAGGCAATATGGTACAGCTTAACTTCGGTATCTCTTTTGTGAGCGGAGCAGATGTAGCTTCTGAAATCTTAAAACGACTTCCCATTACACTTACTATCAACATCACTTCACTCGTGTTTGTGTTTATTCTCTCTTTATATTTAGGGATAAAAGCGGCTCTGAGTTATGAGAAAAAATCGGACTTGGCGATTAGACAACTCTCTCTTTTATCGTTTTCAATGCCCTCTTTTTATTTGGCCCTGCTTCTGATCATAATTTTTTCGGTGAACTTCAAACTCTTTCCTATTGCGGGTTTACACTCTGTAGATATTGAGGGTGAGGGTTTACATTATTATCTCGATATGCTTTGGCATTTGGTACTGCCTATCTCTATTATGATCTTTGGGGGACTTGGAAGTATGATCATCTATATCCGTTCACTGACATTAGAGATACTTAAAAGTGATTATTACTATTTTGCACGCTCACGCGGACTTTCAAATAAACAACTACTGCGATACTATATTTTGCCGAATCTCTTACCGCCTATCGTGACGTTACTTGGTCTTTCATTGCCAGCTTTAATCGGTGGGAGTGTTATTTTAGAATCGATCTTTGGAATAGACGGGATGGGACAGTTTTTTTATATAAGTGCACTTTCACGCGATTACCCGACTATTATGGGGATTCTTATGATAAGTGCTTTTTTAACGCTTCTTGGAAACGTGATAGCGGATTTAATCCTTTTAAGATTAAACCCTTATATGCACAAGTAA
- the tatB gene encoding Sec-independent protein translocase protein TatB: MFGMGFTEILIIAIIAVLFLGPDKLPSTMVEIAKFFRSMKNTLGTMKSTIEEEMHVADIKQEALAYKQELERASHNVSKAANINSHIDNLLDDEPQPETKKASSEPEEVTFKKKKKKKTEEENIDV; the protein is encoded by the coding sequence ATGTTTGGTATGGGTTTTACAGAGATACTTATCATCGCCATTATTGCTGTTTTATTTTTAGGGCCCGATAAGCTCCCTAGCACAATGGTAGAGATAGCTAAATTTTTCAGAAGCATGAAAAACACGTTAGGTACTATGAAAAGTACTATAGAAGAAGAGATGCATGTTGCAGATATTAAACAAGAAGCACTTGCATATAAACAAGAGTTAGAACGTGCATCACACAATGTTTCAAAGGCTGCTAATATCAATTCTCATATAGATAATCTATTAGATGATGAACCGCAACCCGAAACTAAAAAAGCTTCTAGTGAACCTGAAGAAGTGACTTTTAAGAAAAAGAAAAAAAAGAAAACTGAAGAAGAAAATATAGATGTTTGA
- the queA gene encoding tRNA preQ1(34) S-adenosylmethionine ribosyltransferase-isomerase QueA, protein MKKRKKVQDKALLTSSYDFHLPDELIATHPASPRDHAKLLVYDRKSDTITHAHFYDLEKFIPKDCALIFNDTKVIKARLYGHKPSGGKIELLINRALNANDVHVYIRGRVKEAQEILFDENLKAVIKELKDDGTRIVNFFLDDQLLRFEDLLPIIDKIGHIPLPPYIQREDNEEDANEYQSVFAQNEGAVAAPTASLHFTPEQHKRVCKNYKHAYVTLHVGSGTFKPVEADVITEHPMHSEFYEISEQAKEILDSAQPILSVGTTSTRTVEFYARHKNQTSGEANLFLHPNNKPLRVNHLLTNFHLPKSTLIMLVASFVGLEKTLELYEEAIKNKYRFYSYGDAMLII, encoded by the coding sequence ATGAAAAAGAGGAAGAAAGTGCAAGATAAAGCACTTCTGACTTCAAGCTATGATTTTCATCTCCCGGATGAACTCATTGCGACACACCCTGCCAGTCCAAGAGATCACGCAAAACTTCTAGTATATGATCGTAAATCCGACACTATTACCCATGCACACTTTTACGATCTTGAAAAGTTTATCCCCAAAGATTGTGCCCTTATTTTTAACGATACAAAAGTTATAAAGGCGAGACTTTACGGTCATAAGCCAAGCGGCGGGAAAATAGAACTGCTTATCAACCGTGCATTAAATGCAAACGATGTCCATGTATATATCCGCGGGCGTGTAAAAGAAGCTCAAGAGATACTCTTTGATGAGAATCTCAAAGCAGTTATAAAAGAGCTAAAAGATGACGGTACACGTATTGTAAACTTCTTTTTAGATGATCAACTACTTCGTTTTGAAGATCTTTTGCCGATCATAGATAAAATCGGGCATATTCCTCTTCCTCCATATATTCAAAGAGAAGATAACGAAGAGGATGCAAATGAGTACCAAAGCGTTTTTGCACAGAATGAAGGTGCAGTCGCAGCACCCACAGCCTCGCTTCACTTCACGCCAGAGCAGCACAAAAGAGTATGTAAGAACTATAAACACGCCTACGTTACATTACATGTAGGCAGCGGAACATTTAAACCTGTTGAAGCGGATGTAATTACAGAGCACCCTATGCACTCTGAGTTTTATGAGATCTCTGAGCAGGCAAAAGAGATTTTAGACTCTGCACAGCCGATTTTAAGTGTAGGGACAACCTCAACAAGAACCGTAGAGTTTTATGCAAGACATAAAAACCAAACTAGCGGTGAAGCGAATCTTTTCCTTCACCCAAACAATAAACCGCTTCGGGTAAATCACCTGCTGACAAACTTCCATTTGCCAAAATCAACACTCATTATGCTGGTAGCCTCTTTTGTAGGACTTGAAAAAACTTTAGAGTTGTATGAGGAAGCTATTAAAAATAAATACCGTTTTTATTCTTACGGTGATGCGATGCTTATCATCTAA
- a CDS encoding HP0268 family nuclease, giving the protein MDLKLVRMELDAKPKKIDLAKIESLVEKEKSVILYFDRENSHKDLLALQDHFEAEGKSFYMNEVKYALSDNDYMYQVHIMA; this is encoded by the coding sequence ATGGATTTAAAGCTTGTAAGAATGGAGCTAGACGCTAAACCAAAGAAAATAGACTTAGCAAAAATCGAATCTTTAGTTGAAAAAGAGAAAAGTGTAATTCTTTATTTCGATAGAGAAAACTCACACAAAGATCTTTTAGCATTACAAGATCACTTCGAAGCTGAAGGAAAAAGCTTCTATATGAACGAAGTAAAATACGCATTAAGCGATAACGATTACATGTACCAAGTACATATAATGGCGTAA
- the miaB gene encoding tRNA (N6-isopentenyl adenosine(37)-C2)-methylthiotransferase MiaB, producing MSKKLFIETLGCAMNTRDSEHMIAQLKEREGYDTTTDLKEADLILINTCSVREKPVQKLFSELGAFNKKKKEGAKIGVCGCTASHLGDEIIKRAPYVSFVLGARNVSKISEVLHKDKAVEIDINYDESEFAFDDFRTSPYKAYINISIGCDKQCTFCIVPKTRGEEISIPDELIINEAKKAVDNGAKEIFLLGQNVNNYGRRFSDSEHEKVNFTELLRRLSKIEGLERIRFTSPHPFHMDDEFIEEFAKNPKICKSMHMPLQSGSTKVLKDMKRGYTKEWFLNRVEKLRKECPDVSISTDIIVAFPGESEEDFEDTLDVMKQVEFDQIFSFKYSARPHTEAEHFTNTVDEEIGSARLSHLQSMQTEIIDKNMQKHLDKTYKVYFEDLNRDNYVSGRTNANLVVKVKGSEELLGKFKNVKITQIGRTICTGEIVE from the coding sequence ATGAGTAAAAAGTTATTTATTGAAACATTAGGTTGTGCGATGAATACTCGTGATTCAGAGCATATGATAGCGCAGCTTAAAGAGCGTGAAGGGTATGATACAACAACAGATCTTAAAGAGGCTGACCTAATTTTAATAAATACATGTTCAGTACGTGAAAAACCTGTACAAAAACTTTTTTCGGAGCTTGGAGCTTTTAACAAAAAGAAAAAAGAGGGAGCAAAGATAGGTGTATGTGGTTGTACCGCTTCACATCTAGGTGATGAGATCATCAAACGTGCCCCTTATGTGAGTTTTGTTTTGGGTGCTAGAAATGTTTCTAAAATCTCTGAAGTACTTCACAAAGACAAAGCGGTTGAGATCGATATCAACTACGATGAGAGTGAATTTGCTTTTGATGATTTTCGTACATCTCCGTACAAAGCATACATCAACATCTCAATCGGATGTGATAAGCAATGTACATTTTGTATCGTTCCTAAAACTCGCGGTGAAGAGATCTCTATTCCGGATGAGTTGATTATCAACGAAGCGAAAAAAGCTGTTGACAACGGTGCAAAAGAGATCTTCTTACTTGGACAAAATGTTAACAACTACGGAAGAAGATTCTCAGATTCTGAACACGAAAAAGTAAACTTTACGGAACTGCTACGCCGTCTTTCTAAGATAGAAGGTTTAGAGCGTATCCGTTTTACGTCACCTCACCCTTTCCATATGGATGATGAGTTTATCGAAGAGTTTGCTAAAAACCCTAAGATCTGTAAATCTATGCACATGCCGCTTCAATCAGGTTCAACAAAAGTTCTCAAAGATATGAAACGCGGATACACAAAGGAGTGGTTTTTAAACAGAGTTGAAAAACTGCGCAAAGAGTGTCCTGATGTGAGTATCTCCACAGATATCATCGTTGCTTTCCCTGGTGAGAGTGAAGAGGATTTTGAAGATACATTAGATGTTATGAAACAGGTGGAGTTTGATCAAATATTCAGCTTTAAATATTCAGCTCGTCCACACACCGAAGCAGAACACTTTACAAATACAGTTGATGAAGAGATAGGTTCAGCTAGACTTTCTCATCTTCAATCAATGCAAACAGAAATAATAGATAAAAATATGCAGAAACACCTAGACAAAACATATAAGGTTTACTTTGAAGACCTTAACCGTGACAACTATGTTTCAGGTCGTACAAATGCTAACCTTGTTGTTAAGGTAAAAGGTTCTGAAGAGCTTCTTGGCAAATTTAAAAACGTTAAAATTACACAGATTGGACGTACAATCTGTACGGGGGAGATAGTTGAGTAA